TGTGAGCGAGCGCAGCAGACCCAACCTCTGGGAGTACGTCACCTACTGCTACGGACGCCGCCTTCCCGACTCGATGCGCGACTGGGTGCGCAACGACCTCGCGGGCAAGGGCGCCACCGTCCGGCTGATGGTGCGAATGGCCGTCCCGGCGCTCATCATCCTGGCCCCGTTCTGGCTGATCCCCACGACGCTGTACGTGCACATCAGCATGACATTGCCGATCTTCATCCCGTTCGTGTTCTTCTCGCACGCACTCAACAAGGTGTGGCGCCGTCACATGCTGGCCAAACACGGCCTGAATCCCAGCCTGGTCGACGAACTGTCACGGCAGAAGAACGCGCACGTCCATCAGGCCTACATCGAGAAGTACGGACCCCGCACCAGCCCGCCGAGCAGCCACGACATCTGAGCGGCTCCGACCCGGCTCAGGCCCGGCTCAGGCGCGGCGCAGACCGCCGAGTTCGTCGAACGCCTGCGCCCACCCGATGAGCCGGTCGGTCGCGCCGGTGAGTTCGGTGCGGTAACGCTGCTGCGACAGCGGAGCCGCCGGGCCCCCGGTCACCGGGCCGTTCACCCCGGCGTTCACCGAGGACACCAGTTGCGCTGCGGCGGTGACCATCTCGTTGTACTGGCGGACGCCCTGGTTGAGCTGGGCGGTGAACGCGTTGATGGTCGGCACCAGGTGGGGCCGTGACTGGGGCGCGTTGCCGACCGCACGCTCCATCGACACGACCTCGTTGGCGGTGGCCATCATCGTGCGCGCGGCCTGGTTCGCCACGGTGGTGAGCTCCCGCAGCTCCTCGGCCGGGAGCATGCGGCCGCGCTCCATGACCCCGAGCAATGAGAACATGCCGCGCTCAGAGGCCAAAAGCGCCGATATGGGTTGTCGCGCAGCCGATCCCCACGGCGGCAGCCGCCGCCCGACGGTGGGGCGCTGCACGGGCAGCGGCGTGCGGCGCAGCCACCGGTAGCGCAGCCACGCCAGCGTCGCGGGGAACGCCGCGCCCGCGGCGATCGCACCGGTGACGATCAGCACCCAGACCGGCGTGGTCCACGCGGCGAGCACCGCGGTGACGGACACCCAGAAACCCGTGGCCAGCGTGAAGAACACCGCGAGCCGCAGCGCCCATCGCCGCTTGCGCAGCAGCTTGGCGCGTGGATCGGCGGCCGCGTTGAGCTTCTCCGCCAGCGCGCCGGACACCTCGGCGGCGGTGTCGATCCCCCGCTGCAGCAGTGACCGCCAGGCTTCTGGTCGGCCGGTCTTGGTAGCCATGCTCTCGAACTCGAATCTCTATTGGCCGAGCGGATTTTCGGGGTTGGGCTGGGTCTGGGCGCTCGCGGGATTGGCCGGTGTCGCCTGCGTGGACGGGGTTCCTGTCGAGGACGCGGCACCGCCACTGGGCAGCGCCTCCCCGCGCATCGAGGCGCGGATCTGCTCGAGCCGCGAATGTCCCGCCATCTGGACACTGGCCTGCTGGATCTCCATCATCCGGCCCTGTACCGAGTTCTGAGCCAGCTCGGCCTCGCCCATGGCGTTGGCGTACCGGCGCTCGATCTTCTGGCGCACCTCGTCGAGGCTTGGCGTGGTTCCCGGCGCGGCGAGCTCGCTCATCGACCGCAGGGACGAGCTGACCTGCTCCTGCATCTTGGCCTGCTCGAGCTGGGACAGCAGCTTGGTGCGCTCGGCGATCTTCTGCTGCAGCATCATCGCGTTCTGTTCGACGGCCTTCTTGGCCTGCCCGGCGGCCTGCAGCGCCTGGTCGTGCAGTGCCTTGAGATCCTCGACGCTCTGCTCGGCGGTCACCAGCTGCGCCGCGAACGCCTCGGCGGCGTTGTTGTACTCGGTGGCCTTGGCGACGTCACCGGCAGCTGTGGCCTGGTCGGCCAGCGTGAGGGCCTGGCGCACATTCACCTGGAGCTTTTCGATGTCGGCGAGCTGCCGGTTGAGTCGCATCTCCAGCTGGCGCTGGTTGCCGATGACCTGTGCGGCCTGCTGGGTCAGTGCCTGGTGCTGCCGCTGCGCGTCCTCGATGGCCTGCTGGATCTGCACCTTCGGATCGGCGTACTCGTCGACCTTGGAGCTGAACAGCGCCATAAGGTACTTCCACGCCTTGACGAACGGATTGGCCATGGGTTCATTCCGCCTTGTCTGTCGGGCCTGGTGGCTCAGGCCTCATCTTCAGATTGCCGCAATTGCTTGTGCTGCCAACTTATCGGTTTCGGGCAGGCCGCCACAGCCCGTGCAGGTAAAGCGTGTCGGGGAAAATCCCGCGAACCGCGACCTGCGACGATCAGGCGACCGCCATGGACACCGGCGGGATGACCACCTTGGTGGCGGCGTCGATCCGGCCCAGGTTCGCAACAGCGGTCTGGTGGGCAGCCTCACGCGCGTCATGCTCGCGACGCGCCATCGTCTCACCGGCGTCGGTGAGCACCCGTGAGAGCGGCACGTCCAGTGCGTCGCAGATCGCGCTCAGCAACTCGCTGGACGCCTCCTTGCGGCCCCGTTCCACCTCCGACAGGTAACCCAGGCTGACCCGGGCCGCGTCGGACACCTCACGCAGCGTGCGTCCCTGGTCGGTGCGGGCGTTGCGCAGCACGTCGCCAATCACCTCGCGCAGCAATGCCGTCATGGTGCCCTCCTTAGGTGGACGTCGGCGGGGATTCGCTACATGCAGAACGTGTGCGTCCACCCAGAGGTTCCCAGCAATCCCCAAGTTGTGGGATGCGTAACGGAGACCGCGACCACGGCTGCCGCCCGCTGCGGGCTCACTGCTGCTCGACGAGCGCCCGCAGCCGCGAGATCGCCTCGTTGACCGCGGCCACCCGGATCTCCCAGCGCGAGCCCGACAGCGACAACTCGACGACGTGGGTGTCGATGGGACCGGCCAGCCCCAGGAACACCGTGCCAGGCGGATGTCCGCCGTGCGCCTCCGGCCCCGCGACGCCGGTGAGGCTCACACCCCAGGTGGCCGCGCAGCGCTGCCGCGCCCCGACCGCCAGCGCGCGCGCCGTCGGCGCCGACACCGGGCCGACCGCGTCGAGTACCTGCGGCGCCACGCCGGCCAGCCAGATCTTGGTGTCCTCGGTGTAGGTGATCAGACCGCCGTGCAGCACCGCGCTCGCCCCTGGGACACCGGCGAGGGTGGCGGCCAGCAGTCCGGCCGTCAGCGACTCGGCGGTCGCGACGCTCTGGCCGTACACCGTCAGATCGGCGACGAGTGCGCGCGCGTCGTCAGTTATCAGCGGGTCGTCCACGAGAATCCCTGATCGCCGAAACCACATAGTCAGCACCGGTGAGCACGGTCAGCACCACCGCTGCCCACATGATCGCCCACGCCACGGTCGTCCAGACCGTCGGCCACGAGAACAGCGGCATCACGAACAGTCCGATAGCGACGGCCTGGACCGTGGTCTTGAGCTTGCCGCCACGGCTCGCCGGGATCACGCCGTGACGCAGCACCGCGAAACGCATGAGCGTGATGCCGATCTCACGGGCGAGGATCACGACGGTGACCCACCAGGGCAGATCCCCCAGCATCGACAACCCGATCAGCGCGGCGCCGATCAGCGCCTTGTCGGCGATCGGGTCGGCCAATGCGCCGAACTCCGTGACCATGCCGTAGCTGCGGGCCAGTGCCCCGTCGAACCGGTCGGTGATGACCGCGACCGCGAACACCGCGAAAGCCGCCATCCGCCAGCCGAATTCATGACCGCCGTCGGTGAAGAGGAAAACGAGGAACACCGGTACGAGCAGCATGCGTATGCCGGTGAGCACGTTGGCGAGGTTGGCCACGCGCGCACGCGGGACCACCGGATCGGTAGAAGGTTGCCCCGGCACCGAAACAGAATATCGGTTGCCGAAACCGATACCCTTCCACCTGTGAACGCAGGTGCGAACCAGGGCCACAACGAACCGGCCGGCGGTCCCGTCGTGCGGCGCGCACGCACCTCCGACGTTCCCGGCATCAAGGAACTCGTCGACATCTACGCGGGCAGGATCCTGCTCGAGAAGAACCTGGTGACGCTGTACGAGGCGGTCCAGGAGTTCTGGGTGGCCGAACTCGATGACGAGATCGTCGGTTGCGGCGCGCTGCACGTGTTGTGGTCCGACCTCGGCGAGGTGCGCACGGTGGCGGTGCATCCCAAGGTCCGTGGCACCGGTGTCGGCCACCGGTTGGTGAACCGCCTGCTCGACGTCGCGCGCGAACTGCGCCTCGAGCGGATCTTCGTGCTGACCTTCGAGGTCGAGTTCTTCGCCAAGCACGGTTTCGTCGAGATCGACGGCACGCCGGTCACCGCCGAGGTGTACGAGGAGATGTGCCGTTCCTACGACACAGGTGTCGCGGAGTTCCTCGACCTGTCGTACGTCAAACCCAACACGCTCGGCAACACGCGAATGTTGTTGACGCTGTAGGGCCCTCAGGTGAGGGCCCGACAGCGGCTCAGAACTCCTCGCCGTCGTCGTCGGGTTCGGCACCGTTGGCGTCGGCCCCGCCGCGGATGAGCGCGAGCGTGCCTGCCAGGTCCTCGGGTTTGACGAGCACCTCACGGGCCTTCGAACCCTCCGACGGGCCGACGATCCCACGCGTCTCCATGAGGTCCATCAAACGGCCGGCCTTGGCGAAGCCGACGCGCAGTTTTCGCTGGAGCATCGAGGTCGAACCGAACTGCGACGACACCACGAGTTCGACGGCCTGCAGGAACACGTCCAGGTCGTCGCCGATGTCGGGGTCGACGTCCTTGCGCTCGCCGGCCTTGACGGCGGTGACGCCCTCGACGAACTCGGGCTCGGCCTGTTCCTTGGTGGCCGCGACGACCGCGTGGATCTCCTCG
This genomic window from Mycolicibacterium goodii contains:
- a CDS encoding CinA family protein, producing the protein MDDPLITDDARALVADLTVYGQSVATAESLTAGLLAATLAGVPGASAVLHGGLITYTEDTKIWLAGVAPQVLDAVGPVSAPTARALAVGARQRCAATWGVSLTGVAGPEAHGGHPPGTVFLGLAGPIDTHVVELSLSGSRWEIRVAAVNEAISRLRALVEQQ
- a CDS encoding DUF5313 domain-containing protein, with protein sequence MSERSRPNLWEYVTYCYGRRLPDSMRDWVRNDLAGKGATVRLMVRMAVPALIILAPFWLIPTTLYVHISMTLPIFIPFVFFSHALNKVWRRHMLAKHGLNPSLVDELSRQKNAHVHQAYIEKYGPRTSPPSSHDI
- the pspA gene encoding PspA/IM30 family protein; this encodes MANPFVKAWKYLMALFSSKVDEYADPKVQIQQAIEDAQRQHQALTQQAAQVIGNQRQLEMRLNRQLADIEKLQVNVRQALTLADQATAAGDVAKATEYNNAAEAFAAQLVTAEQSVEDLKALHDQALQAAGQAKKAVEQNAMMLQQKIAERTKLLSQLEQAKMQEQVSSSLRSMSELAAPGTTPSLDEVRQKIERRYANAMGEAELAQNSVQGRMMEIQQASVQMAGHSRLEQIRASMRGEALPSGGAASSTGTPSTQATPANPASAQTQPNPENPLGQ
- the pgsA gene encoding CDP-diacylglycerol--glycerol-3-phosphate 3-phosphatidyltransferase, with protein sequence MPGQPSTDPVVPRARVANLANVLTGIRMLLVPVFLVFLFTDGGHEFGWRMAAFAVFAVAVITDRFDGALARSYGMVTEFGALADPIADKALIGAALIGLSMLGDLPWWVTVVILAREIGITLMRFAVLRHGVIPASRGGKLKTTVQAVAIGLFVMPLFSWPTVWTTVAWAIMWAAVVLTVLTGADYVVSAIRDSRGRPADN
- a CDS encoding amino-acid N-acetyltransferase, translating into MRRARTSDVPGIKELVDIYAGRILLEKNLVTLYEAVQEFWVAELDDEIVGCGALHVLWSDLGEVRTVAVHPKVRGTGVGHRLVNRLLDVARELRLERIFVLTFEVEFFAKHGFVEIDGTPVTAEVYEEMCRSYDTGVAEFLDLSYVKPNTLGNTRMLLTL
- the clgR gene encoding transcriptional regulator ClgR, which gives rise to MTALLREVIGDVLRNARTDQGRTLREVSDAARVSLGYLSEVERGRKEASSELLSAICDALDVPLSRVLTDAGETMARREHDAREAAHQTAVANLGRIDAATKVVIPPVSMAVA
- the pspM gene encoding phage shock envelope stress response protein PspM, with the protein product MATKTGRPEAWRSLLQRGIDTAAEVSGALAEKLNAAADPRAKLLRKRRWALRLAVFFTLATGFWVSVTAVLAAWTTPVWVLIVTGAIAAGAAFPATLAWLRYRWLRRTPLPVQRPTVGRRLPPWGSAARQPISALLASERGMFSLLGVMERGRMLPAEELRELTTVANQAARTMMATANEVVSMERAVGNAPQSRPHLVPTINAFTAQLNQGVRQYNEMVTAAAQLVSSVNAGVNGPVTGGPAAPLSQQRYRTELTGATDRLIGWAQAFDELGGLRRA